DNA sequence from the Littorina saxatilis isolate snail1 linkage group LG9, US_GU_Lsax_2.0, whole genome shotgun sequence genome:
GATGTTTGTCACGACTGTGCTGTATCTTCCAGTGATGTTTGTCACGACTGTGCTGTATCTTCCAGTGATGTTTGTCACGACTGTGCTGTATCTTCCAGTGATGTTTGTCACGACTGTGCTGTATCTTCCCGTGATGTTTGTCACAATTGTGCTGTATCTTCCAGTGATGTTTGTCACAATTGTGCTGTATCTTCCCGTGATGTTTGTCACAATTGTGCTGTATCTTCCCGTGATGTTTGTCACAATTGTGCTGTATCTTCCCGTGATGTTTGTCACGACTGTGCTGTATCTTCCTGTGATGTTTGTCACGACTGTGCTGTATCTTCCTGTGATGTTTGTCACGACTGTGCTGTATCTTCCCGTGATGTTTGTCACGACTGTGCTGTATCTTCCCGTGATGTTTGTCACGACTGTGCTGTATCTTCCCGTGATTTTTGTCACGACTGTGCTGTATCTTCCCGTGATGTTTGTCACAATTGTGCTGTATCTTCCCGTGATGTTTGTCACGACTGTGCTGTATCTTCCCGTGATGTTTGTCACGACTGTGCTGTATCTTCCCGTGATTTTTGTCACGACTGTGCTGTATCTTCCCGTGATTTTTGTCACGACTGTGCTGTATCTTCCCGTGATGTTTGTCACGACTGTGCTGTATCTTCCCGTGATGTTTGTCACGACTGTGCTGTATCTTCCCGTGATTTTTGTCACGACTGTGCTGTATCTTCCCGTGATTTTTGTCACGACTGTGCTGTATCTTCCCGTGATGTTTGTCACGACTGTGCTGTATCTTCCCGTGATGTTTGTCACAATTGTGCTGTATCTTCCCGTGATGTTTGTCACGACTGTGCTATATCTTCCCGTGATGTTTGTCACGACTGTGCTGTATCTTCCAGTGATGTTTGTCACAATTGTGCTGTATCTTCCCGTGATGTTTGTCACGACTGTGCTATATCTTCCCGTGATGTTTGTCACGACTGTGCTGTATCTTCCCGTGATGTTTGTCACGACTGTGCTATATCTTCCCGTGATGTTTGTCACAATTGTGCTGTATCTTCCCGTGATGTTTGTCACGACTGTGCTATATCTTCCCGTGATGTTTGTCACGACTGTGCTATATCTTCCCGTGATGTTTGTCACGACTGTGCTGTATCTTCCCGTGATGTTTGTCACAATTGTGCTGTATCTTCCCGTGATGTTTGTCACGACTGTGCTGTATCTTCCAGTGATGTTTGTCACGACTGTGCTGTATCTTCCCGTGATGTTTGTCACGACTGTGCTGTATCTTCCTGTGATGTTTGTCACGACTGTGCTGTATCTTCCAGTGATGTTTGTCACGACTGTGCTGTATCTTCCAGTGATGTTTGTCACGACTGTGCTGTATCTTCCAGTGATGTTTGTCACGACTGTGCTGTATCTTCCCGTGATGTTTGTCACAATTGTGCTGTATCTTCCAGTGATGTTTGTCACAATTGTGCTGTATCTTCCCGTGATGTTTGTCACAATTGTGCTGTATCTTCCCGTGATGTTTGTCACAATTGTGCTGTATCTTCCCGTGATGTTTGTCACGACTGTGCTGTATCTTCCTGTGATGTTTGTCACGACTGTGCTGTATCTTCCTGTGATGTTTGTCACGACTGTGCTGTATCTTCCCGTGATGTTTGTCACGACTGTGCTGTATCTTCCCGTGATGTTTGTCACGACTGTGCTGTATCTTCCCGTGATTTTTGTCACGACTGTGCTGTATCTTCCCGTGATGTTTGTCACAATTGTGCTGTATCTTCCCGTGATGTTTGTCACGACTGTGCTGTATCTTCCCGTGATTTTTGTCACGACTGTGCTGTATCTTCCAGTGATGTTTGTCACGACTGTGCTGTATCTTCCCGTGATGTTTGTCACGACTGTGCTGTATCTTCCCGTGATGTTTGTCACGACTGTGCTGTATCTTCCCGTGATGTTTGTCACGACTGTGCTGTATCTTCCCGTGATGTTTGTCACGACTGTGCTGTATCTTCCCGTGATGTTTGTCACGACTGTGCTGTATCTTCCAGTGATGTTTGTCACGACTGTGCTGTATCTTCCCGTGATGTTTGTCACAATTGTGCTGTATCTTCCCGTGATGTTTGTCACGACTGTGCTGTATCTTCCAGTGATGTTTGTCACGACTGTGCTGTATCTTCCCGTGATGTTTGTCACAATTGTGCTGTATCTTCCCGTGATGTTTGTCACGACTGTGCTGTATCTTCCCGTGATGTTTGTCACAATTGTGCTGTATCTTCCAGTGATGTTTGTCACGACTGTGCTGTATCTTCCTGTGATGTTTGTCACGACTGTGCTGTATCTTCCCGTGATGTTTGTCACGACTGTGCTGTGTCTTCCCGTGATGTTTGTCACGACTGTGCTGTATCTTCCCGTGATGTTTGTCACGACTGTGCTGTATCTTCCAGTGATGT
Encoded proteins:
- the LOC138976994 gene encoding uncharacterized protein, with translation MACDVCHDCAVSSRDVCHDCAVSSRDVCHDCAVSSRDVCHDCAVSSRDVCHDCAVSSRDVCHDCAVSSSDVCHDCAVSSRDVCHNCAVSSRDVCHDCAVSSSDVCHDCAVSSRDVCHNCAVSSRDVCHDCAVSSRDVCHNCAVSSSDVCHDCAVSSCDVCHDCAVSSRDVCHDCAVSSRDVCHDCAVSSRDVCHDCAVSSSDVCHDCAVSSRDFAPLSTCTS